Proteins co-encoded in one Pelobates fuscus isolate aPelFus1 chromosome 5, aPelFus1.pri, whole genome shotgun sequence genomic window:
- the LOC134612642 gene encoding glutathione S-transferase theta-3-like — MAALHLYLDLMSQPCRSVYIFARANNIAFQYEAVRLFKGEHITDEFKNVNAFRKVPALKDGEFTLSESTAIILYLARKFNTPDHWYPSDLQKRARVDEYLAWQHTNTRPHGSKIFWGKHMAKVLTGEELCPEKLNPLLVQFSNILTDLEKVFLQDTPFLVGDEISIADLVAIVELMQAVAAGLNFFDDRPKLDAWKQRVVAAIGEELFNEAHKEILSVQEHSKDSIPPQLLEGLKEKLELITK; from the exons ATGGCAGCCCTCCACCTCTATCTGGACCTCATGTCCCAACCCTGCAGATCTGTCTACATCTTCGCCAGGGCTAATAACATCGCATTCCAGTACGAAGCTGTGCGTCTCTTTAAAG GAGAACATATTACAGACGAATTCAAGAACGTGAATGCATTCCGCAAAGTGCCAGCTCTGAAAGATGGAGAGTTCACACTGTCTGAGAG CACTGCAATAATACTTTACTTGGCACGTAAATTCAATACACCTGATCACTGGTACCCATCAGACCTGCAAAAGCGTGCCCGTGTGGATGAATACCTTGCCTGGCAGCACACAAATACACGTCCTCATGGATCCAAGATCTTCTGGGGCAAA CACATGGCCAAAGTCCTCACTGGAGAGGAACTCTGCCCTGAAAAACTAAATCCTCTCCTGGTACAGTTCTCTAACATCCTGACTGACTTGGAGAAGGTATTCCTGCAGGATACACCCTTCCTGGTTGGTGATGAGATTTCCATAGCTGATTTGGTGGCCATTGTGGAGCTAATGCAG GCAGTTGCAGCTGGACTAAACTTCTTTGACGACAGACCCAAGCTGGATGCCTGGAAGCAGAGAGTGGTGGCAGCAATTGGGGAAGAACTGTTTAATGAAGCCCACAAAGAAATCCTCAGTGTCCAGGAGCACAGCAAGGATTCTATTCCACCACAACTCCTAGAAGGACTGAAAGAAAAGTTAGAGCTGATAACCAAATGA